In Aequorivita sp. H23M31, a single window of DNA contains:
- a CDS encoding thioredoxin domain-containing protein — protein MQLAPTLLILISLFGCNSSKNDTLEAHPFTNDLIHESSPYLLQHAHNPVDWKPYGKEALDLAKKEKKLIIISIGYAACHWCHVMEHESFEDTTVAAVMNKNYISIKVDREERPDVDQIYINAVQLMTGSAGWPLNVIALPDGRPVWGGTYFRKNDWINALEQIQEIYKNEPEKLLAYANRLKEGLENVDLIHLNTEDVDLNNYSTEAIIKKMSQNFDPEFGGSKGAPKFMMPNNLEFFLRYAVEKNDQDLLKFTTLTLDKMAFGGLYDQLGGGFSRYSTDIKWHVPHFEKMLYDNAQLVSLYSNAYAVTKNPLYKDVVTETLDFIKQELTNPEGGFYSSLDADSQNENNKLEEGAFYVFTSEELEKLLKDDFNVFKEYYNINSYGKWENNHYVLIRRKTDPEIEKEFAISSEQLQQKKKNWKNILLKYRDQRSKPRLDDKTLTSWNAMMLKGYVDAYKMFGDEDHLKTALKNAGFISTKQLQQNGRLFHNYKEGKSTINGFLEDYAFTIEAFIDLYQVTLDENWLTLSKKMTDYAITNFFDEEKHMFYFISKEDAAIISRNFEYRDNVVPASNSVMAKNLFILSKYFEGTNFEEISYQMLKNLLDEIAEYPRGYTNWLSLLLNYQNDFYEVVIVGKEAQEKIKTLNKNYLPNIIIAGSTSENDGPLFENRYVPKETLIYVCKNNACKLPVPEVEQAIKILNKTE, from the coding sequence ATGCAATTAGCGCCTACCCTACTAATTCTGATTTCTCTTTTCGGTTGTAATTCTTCAAAAAACGACACCTTGGAAGCACACCCCTTTACCAACGATTTAATTCACGAAAGCAGCCCATATCTCTTACAACACGCACATAATCCAGTGGACTGGAAGCCTTATGGCAAAGAGGCCCTAGATCTTGCAAAAAAGGAGAAAAAACTGATTATAATTAGCATTGGCTACGCTGCTTGTCACTGGTGCCATGTTATGGAGCACGAAAGTTTTGAAGACACAACGGTCGCTGCAGTTATGAATAAAAACTATATCTCCATAAAAGTGGATAGGGAAGAAAGGCCGGACGTGGATCAAATTTATATTAATGCGGTGCAATTAATGACGGGAAGTGCCGGCTGGCCTCTCAACGTAATTGCTCTTCCAGATGGACGACCTGTCTGGGGCGGAACTTACTTTAGAAAAAATGACTGGATCAATGCCTTAGAGCAGATTCAGGAAATCTATAAGAATGAGCCTGAAAAACTCTTGGCCTATGCCAACCGTTTGAAAGAAGGATTAGAAAATGTCGATTTAATCCATTTGAATACAGAAGATGTTGATTTAAACAATTATTCTACGGAAGCAATTATCAAGAAAATGTCTCAGAATTTTGATCCCGAATTTGGAGGCAGCAAAGGGGCACCGAAGTTTATGATGCCGAACAATCTGGAGTTTTTTCTGCGATATGCTGTAGAAAAAAATGATCAGGATCTGCTAAAATTTACGACCCTTACTTTGGATAAAATGGCTTTTGGAGGTTTATACGATCAATTGGGAGGTGGCTTCTCGCGATATAGCACCGATATAAAGTGGCATGTGCCCCATTTCGAAAAGATGCTCTATGATAATGCGCAACTAGTAAGTCTGTATAGTAATGCCTATGCCGTGACAAAAAACCCCCTTTATAAGGATGTGGTAACCGAAACATTGGACTTCATAAAACAAGAATTGACAAATCCGGAAGGTGGTTTTTATTCTTCCTTGGATGCCGACAGCCAAAATGAAAACAACAAATTAGAAGAAGGAGCTTTCTATGTCTTCACTTCGGAAGAATTAGAAAAATTATTAAAGGATGATTTCAATGTTTTTAAAGAATATTACAATATTAACAGTTACGGAAAATGGGAAAACAACCATTACGTTTTAATAAGGAGAAAAACAGATCCCGAAATTGAAAAGGAATTTGCTATCTCTTCAGAGCAGCTTCAACAAAAAAAGAAAAACTGGAAAAACATCCTTCTAAAATACCGCGATCAACGGTCGAAACCAAGATTGGATGATAAAACCTTAACCTCTTGGAACGCTATGATGTTAAAAGGGTATGTGGATGCTTATAAAATGTTTGGCGACGAAGACCATTTAAAGACCGCCTTAAAAAATGCCGGCTTTATTTCTACGAAACAATTGCAGCAAAATGGCCGGTTATTTCACAATTACAAAGAAGGTAAAAGTACTATAAACGGATTTTTAGAGGATTATGCTTTTACTATCGAGGCATTTATAGACCTATATCAGGTAACTCTCGATGAAAATTGGCTTACACTTTCAAAGAAAATGACTGATTATGCGATCACAAACTTTTTTGATGAAGAAAAACATATGTTTTATTTCATCTCAAAAGAAGATGCTGCAATTATTTCCCGCAATTTTGAGTATCGAGATAATGTGGTTCCTGCTTCCAATTCAGTGATGGCAAAAAATCTCTTTATACTTTCAAAGTACTTTGAAGGAACGAATTTCGAGGAAATCTCTTATCAAATGCTTAAAAACCTTTTAGACGAAATAGCTGAATATCCCCGGGGATATACAAACTGGCTCTCTCTTCTATTAAATTATCAAAACGATTTTTACGAAGTGGTAATTGTTGGTAAAGAAGCTCAGGAAAAAATAAAGACACTCAATAAAAATTATCTTCCTAATATAATTATTGCGGGAAGCACAAGTGAAAATGATGGCCCGTTATTTGAGAACAGATACGTGCCTAAAGAAACACTAATTTATGTGTGCAAGAACAATGCCTGCAAACTACCAGTTCCAGAAGTAGAACAAGCAATTAAAATCCTAAACAAAACCGAATAG
- a CDS encoding mechanosensitive ion channel family protein, whose protein sequence is MEYLSNVDVYIERYGQKLIDFLPNLLGAIILLFLGIWIIRFINRLVRKFFDKKEYDPTLEGFIANLINWVLKILLFVLVITQLGVESASLVALIGAGGLTLGFALQGSLSNFAGGILILLLKPFRRGDWISAQGVEGTVKEITIFNTKLTTFGNQLAVIPNGKLSNENIINYSSEGIRRDRIAFSIGYNDNIKQAKEILLNLVLEQGEVLKDEDKAPMVAVGELAENSIDLTLRFWAKNEDFWKLHWLILEEGIQRLEAAGISKPFPQRDLHYPDFDMQEK, encoded by the coding sequence ATGGAGTACCTAAGCAACGTAGATGTTTATATCGAAAGATATGGTCAAAAACTGATAGATTTCCTACCCAACCTTTTGGGAGCTATAATTTTGCTATTTTTAGGAATCTGGATAATAAGATTTATAAATAGACTTGTTAGGAAGTTTTTTGACAAAAAAGAATATGATCCCACCTTAGAAGGTTTTATTGCCAACCTTATAAACTGGGTCTTAAAAATCCTATTGTTCGTTTTAGTTATAACCCAACTTGGGGTGGAATCCGCATCTCTAGTTGCGCTAATTGGCGCTGGTGGACTAACCTTAGGTTTTGCACTACAAGGCTCGCTATCCAATTTTGCCGGAGGAATTTTGATCCTTTTGTTGAAACCTTTTAGAAGAGGAGACTGGATAAGCGCACAGGGAGTGGAAGGAACGGTCAAGGAAATCACCATCTTTAACACAAAATTGACCACTTTCGGAAATCAGTTAGCTGTTATTCCCAATGGAAAATTGAGCAATGAAAATATTATCAATTATTCTTCTGAAGGTATAAGACGCGATAGAATTGCGTTTTCAATAGGCTATAATGACAATATTAAACAGGCAAAAGAGATACTATTGAATTTGGTCCTGGAGCAAGGGGAAGTTCTTAAAGATGAAGATAAAGCTCCAATGGTAGCAGTAGGTGAACTGGCCGAAAACTCAATTGATCTTACCCTGCGTTTTTGGGCGAAAAATGAGGATTTTTGGAAGCTTCATTGGCTAATACTCGAAGAAGGTATTCAAAGGTTGGAAGCCGCTGGTATTTCCAAGCCCTTTCCGCAGCGAGATTTACATTACCCAGATTTTGACATGCAGGAAAAATAG
- a CDS encoding T9SS type A sorting domain-containing protein: MKKFTILFFTIMMAAFSGQGTAQVVTVANTGATTNAGTQVYPLGNNQGYERSASIYTHSGQIGRYGVIRGLSWYAEESGKGERPIKIYMKKVNPSTYRANGNPANPVGTWATRTTGATLVFDGVLTPVQGWNMITLQTPFIFDALNLEVLVEANYGGTGNGGGATGNKIRYAEFPSGTTPHATWSSDTNPPAGNGAYSNKRPEIQLDFTETENITFTSFSGFNEDVIAEGRDFTGHKSFDGDGNVRTYLYSESFNPTISNTPAGTGLPNSRVLANLLPEGPAAYTLQPYNGKNALQLSNNGTGTVTFNNPKALQYLYLLHATGNGPTTISGTITFEDNSTQTISNFTSLDWFSGNTAIAYKKRMRARYSSPGVYDFGNDETNFYQTKISIDEVNMYKKIAKVTLTCNGGGTNSRFNLMAISGKIAPKYIYQDNTWKNSLDPSGVSTAKDDILVINGTTNFTANTNVKNLTIRSSATLEIGNVLTLFGNITNEGNLIFLSNATGNGELGPVPASSVITGNATVQRYTTDVRSYRMVSSAVTTTTTIRENWQEGVNNPNATTNLNPNEGYGTHITGSKTGQNGFDATQTGNSSMYIVTPGTQNFVAVANTNATTLKAGDPYLLMVRGDRSIDLNYNDSQGSTVLRATGKLAKGDQVQNFAQAANGHFVMFGNPYQSAVDMVSVFSHSTNLNTNYYYIYDPNAGTEGIGAYVTVDLNNGGNTIVDGGSSSANKYLQPGQGAQVKVTGNATILFKESDKAPGNFTDTNRPLSGSDKLSVQLYSTESYNNNGRILDGLVIRFAAGYDNNLTEADAIKPFNFTENLGIELDGKYLSIEQREIPRPDEVFQLYTTGYQKSDYILKLNLDGVAATSLYLEDNFTGTSTLLDQGENSYDFSVDKNIPASIATDRFSIRTEQRLGVDNPSLLDGIRLFPNPINDNVFNITAPKLNGETTVISVNDMLGREVMSSEQTFSGNTLKVELPADLNSGIYMVTISSNGESQSIRVIKR, encoded by the coding sequence ATGAAAAAATTTACAATTTTATTTTTTACAATTATGATGGCTGCCTTTTCAGGGCAGGGAACGGCACAGGTTGTGACGGTAGCAAACACGGGTGCCACTACAAATGCTGGTACTCAAGTTTACCCACTTGGAAATAATCAAGGTTATGAAAGATCGGCGTCTATCTATACACATTCAGGTCAGATAGGAAGATATGGTGTTATTAGAGGCCTTTCATGGTATGCTGAAGAAAGTGGCAAGGGAGAAAGACCTATCAAAATTTATATGAAAAAAGTCAATCCTTCAACTTATAGAGCGAATGGTAACCCAGCCAACCCAGTTGGAACGTGGGCAACCCGAACTACTGGAGCTACGCTCGTTTTTGATGGTGTGCTAACCCCAGTTCAAGGTTGGAATATGATAACTTTACAAACTCCTTTTATTTTCGATGCTCTAAATCTTGAGGTATTGGTAGAGGCTAATTATGGAGGCACGGGCAATGGAGGGGGCGCCACTGGAAACAAAATCCGATATGCTGAGTTTCCCTCTGGCACAACTCCGCACGCTACATGGAGCAGTGACACTAACCCTCCCGCCGGCAACGGAGCCTATAGCAACAAAAGACCAGAAATTCAATTGGATTTTACAGAAACGGAAAACATTACTTTTACTTCCTTTTCAGGGTTTAACGAGGACGTTATTGCCGAAGGACGTGACTTTACGGGTCATAAAAGTTTTGATGGTGATGGTAATGTCAGAACTTATCTATATTCTGAAAGTTTCAATCCTACGATTTCAAATACTCCTGCTGGAACTGGCTTACCTAATAGTCGAGTTCTAGCCAACCTTCTTCCCGAAGGTCCTGCAGCATATACATTACAACCCTATAATGGAAAAAATGCGCTTCAGTTATCTAATAATGGAACTGGCACAGTGACTTTCAACAATCCAAAGGCCCTTCAATATCTCTATCTATTGCACGCCACCGGAAATGGCCCCACCACCATTAGTGGCACTATAACCTTTGAGGATAATAGCACCCAAACAATCAGCAATTTTACTTCTCTTGATTGGTTCAGCGGAAATACTGCTATTGCTTATAAAAAACGTATGCGAGCGAGATATTCAAGTCCCGGCGTTTACGATTTCGGCAATGATGAAACAAACTTTTATCAAACTAAAATATCCATTGACGAGGTGAACATGTATAAGAAAATTGCAAAGGTCACTTTAACCTGTAATGGAGGTGGCACCAATAGCCGTTTCAACTTGATGGCGATATCTGGAAAGATTGCTCCAAAGTATATCTATCAGGATAACACTTGGAAAAACAGCCTTGACCCGAGCGGTGTTTCTACTGCCAAAGATGATATTCTGGTAATAAATGGAACTACGAATTTTACTGCCAACACAAACGTAAAAAACCTTACCATCCGTTCCAGTGCAACTTTGGAAATAGGAAATGTGTTAACCCTGTTCGGTAATATCACTAACGAAGGGAATCTTATTTTCCTCAGTAATGCAACTGGAAATGGAGAATTGGGCCCAGTGCCTGCAAGTTCTGTTATTACCGGAAATGCAACCGTGCAGCGATACACTACTGATGTACGATCGTATAGAATGGTAAGTAGTGCTGTGACTACTACTACTACTATTCGAGAAAATTGGCAAGAAGGAGTAAACAATCCCAATGCAACTACAAATCTTAATCCCAATGAAGGTTACGGGACCCATATTACCGGAAGTAAAACTGGACAAAACGGTTTTGACGCCACTCAAACTGGAAACTCTTCTATGTATATTGTAACTCCTGGAACTCAAAATTTTGTGGCTGTCGCAAATACTAACGCCACCACCCTAAAAGCTGGAGACCCCTACTTATTAATGGTTCGTGGCGATAGAAGTATTGACCTTAACTACAACGACTCACAAGGTTCTACCGTGCTTCGTGCCACTGGTAAGTTGGCAAAGGGTGATCAGGTCCAAAACTTTGCTCAGGCAGCCAATGGGCACTTTGTAATGTTTGGAAACCCATACCAAAGTGCTGTGGACATGGTTTCTGTATTCTCCCATTCTACCAATCTCAACACGAATTATTACTATATATATGACCCCAATGCTGGAACAGAAGGAATTGGGGCTTATGTTACGGTGGATCTTAACAACGGAGGAAATACTATAGTAGATGGAGGAAGTTCTTCAGCCAATAAATACTTACAGCCAGGCCAAGGTGCACAGGTAAAAGTAACTGGAAATGCAACTATCCTTTTTAAAGAAAGTGACAAGGCGCCTGGAAATTTCACAGATACCAACCGTCCGTTGTCCGGAAGTGATAAACTGAGCGTTCAATTATATTCAACTGAAAGCTATAACAATAACGGAAGAATACTTGATGGTTTGGTAATTCGCTTCGCCGCTGGATATGACAACAATCTAACAGAGGCAGATGCTATAAAACCGTTCAACTTTACCGAAAACCTGGGTATTGAACTCGATGGCAAATATTTAAGTATTGAGCAGAGAGAAATTCCCCGACCAGATGAGGTGTTTCAGTTATATACTACCGGTTATCAAAAATCGGATTATATTCTAAAGTTAAACTTGGACGGTGTCGCTGCTACTAGCTTATACCTTGAAGATAATTTCACCGGAACAAGCACCCTTCTTGACCAAGGAGAGAATTCATACGATTTTTCTGTAGATAAAAATATTCCGGCAAGTATAGCCACAGATCGTTTCTCTATCCGTACCGAACAACGTTTGGGTGTGGACAATCCAAGCCTGCTTGATGGTATCCGCCTATTTCCAAACCCAATCAACGATAACGTATTCAATATCACTGCTCCAAAATTGAACGGTGAAACCACTGTGATTTCAGTTAATGATATGTTGGGTAGAGAAGTTATGAGCAGCGAACAAACATTTTCTGGAAACACCTTAAAAGTTGAACTGCCAGCAGATTTGAACAGCGGTATCTATATGGTAACCATTTCATCCAATGGTGAGAGCCAAAGCATTCGCGTTATTAAACGATAA